From the genome of Opisthocomus hoazin isolate bOpiHoa1 chromosome 8, bOpiHoa1.hap1, whole genome shotgun sequence, one region includes:
- the LOC104328003 gene encoding wee1-like protein kinase 2 isoform X1: protein MDDWDNSDEFIQRLDFSSCGEESEDRSVDEEDALSSSPHQSCKFQNWQGSSPLLATPQGKLNEAFPSRRKAWVSPTLQPSPAVSKSQGNAETPLHITWKKLQLCDTPYTPKSLLSKTAFPSSGTKMPPKGFRHLRFTPGADSDDSAQASLVNINPFTPESYRQMLFLPNGKRKTRGELRDPDPRSQIKQELPTKRYPLKESNMVSRYKKEFLELEKIGVGEFGSVYKCIKRLDGCVYAIKRSKRPLAGSSDEQLALREVYAHAVLGHHPHVVRYYSAWAEDDHMIIQNEHCNGGSLQDVLLENAKLGQYFPEAELKEILLQVSMGLKYIHNSGLVHMDIKPSNIFICHKLAVESPAGQDESDSDDEFSSGVVYKIGDLGHVTSITNPQVEEGDRRFLANEILQEQYCYLPKADIFALALTVALAAGAAPLPHNGAMWHHIRKGNVPTMPQKLPHRLLELLKLMIHPDPVERPSATALTKHPVLCPSHGKAVQLQKQLNMEKRKTAMLERGGGNMLRRPAWQVLRQFVRHESDTVGSLVLERSMNRVQLLGRVGQDPVMRQVEGRNPVTIFSLATNEMWRTGEGDTTQGGDISQKTTWHRISVFRPGLRDLTYQYVKRGARLYVEGKIDYGEYTDKNNVRRQATTIIADNVIFLSDGSSKEKA from the exons ATGGATGACTGGGACAACAGTGATGAATTTATTCAGCGACTGGATTTTTCCAGTTGTGGTGAAGAGAGTGAAGACAGAAGCGTAGATGAGGAGGATGCCCTGAGCTCAAGCCCACACCAGAGCTGCAAGTTCCAGAACTGGCAAGGGAGCAGTCCTCTGCTAGCAACCCCTCAGGGAAAGCTTAACGAGGCTTTCCCCAGCAGGAGGAAAGCCTGGGTGAGTCCCACTCTGCAGCCTTCCCCGGCCGTGAGCAAGAGCCAGGGTAATGCTGAGACACCACTGCACATCACCTGGAAGAAACTGCAGCTCTGTGACACCCCGTACACTCCCAAG AGCCTGTTATCGAAGACAGCTTTTCCTTCATCTGGGACAAAGATGCCACCCAAAGGCTTCCGACATCTGAGATTTACTCCTGGTGCTGACTCAGATGACTCTGCCCAAGCCTCCCTTGTCAACATTAATCCCTTCACACCAGAGTCGTATCGACAAATGCTCTTTCTGCCTAATGGCAAGCGGAAGACCAGAGGAGAACT GAGGGATCCTGATCCAAGAAGCCAGATAAAACAGGAGCTCCCTACCAAG AGATATCCTCTGAAAGAGAGCAACATGGTTTCCCGCTACAAGAAGGAGTTCCTGGAACTAGAAAAAATCGGTGTGGGGGAATTTGGATCTGTCTACAAGTGCATCAAGCGCCTTGATGGATGTGTTTACGCCATCAAACGCTCCAAAAGGCCTCTGGCAGGATCCTCGGATGA GCAGCTGGCACTGCGGGAGGTTTATGCTCACGCTGTCCTTGGACACCACCCCCACGTTGTGCGCTACTACTCAGCGTGGGCAGAGGACGATCACATGATTATCCAGAACGAGCACTGCAACG GTGGGAGTCTCcaagatgtgctgctggaaaaTGCGAAGCTTGGCCAGTATTTCCCAgaagcagagctgaaagaaatATTGTTACAAGTCTCCATGGGGCTCAAATACATCCACAACTCTGGCCTTGTGCACATGGATATCAAACCTA GTAACATCTTCATCTGTCACAAGCTGGCAGTTGAGAGCCCTGCTGGGCAGGATGAGAGTGACAGCGATGATGAATTCTCTTCCGGTGTGGTGTATAAGATTG GTGACCTTGGCCATGTGACATCAATAACAAACCCCCAGGTGGAAGAAGGAGACAGACGGTTTTTGGCCAATGAGATTTTGCAAGAG CAATACTGCTATTTGCCGAAGGCAGACATCTTTGCCCTGGCACTCACAGTAGCTCTAGCAGCCGGCGCAGCACCGCTGCCTCACAACGGGGCCATGTGGCACCACATCCGCAAAGGCAATGTACCGACGATGCCCCAGAAGCTTCCCCATCGCTTGCTTGAACTTCTCAAG CTCATGATCCATCCTGACCCAGTGGAAAGACCTTCTGCCACAGCTCTTACTAAACATCCAGTTCTCTGCCCTTCACATGGGAAAGCTGTGCAGCTCCAGAAGCAGCTAAACATGGAGAAGCGCAAGACTGCCATGCTGGAAAG GGGCGGCGGCAACATGTTGCGGCGACCGGCGTGGCAG GTGCTGCGCCAGTTTGTAAGACATGAGTCTGACACGGTGGGCTCGTTGGTGCTCGAAAGAT CCATGAACCGTGTTCAGTTACTCGGCCGGGTTGGACAGGACCCTGTCATGAGGCAAGTGGAGGGAAGAAATCCCGTTACCATATTTTCTCTTGCAACCAACGAGATGTGGCGAACAGGGGAAGGTGACACGACCCAGGGAG GTGATATCAGTCAGAAGACAACATGGCACAGGATCTCTGTCTTCAGACCGGGCCTCAGGGATCTTACGTATCAGTATGTGAAGAGGGG tgcTCGACTCTATGTCGAAGGGAAGATAGACTATGGTGAATATACGGATAAAAACAACGTGAGGCGGCAGGCCACAACAATTATAGCAG ataaTGTAATTTTTCTGAGTGATGGTAGTTCGAAAGAAAAGGCGTGA
- the LOC104328003 gene encoding wee1-like protein kinase 2 isoform X2, with amino-acid sequence MDDWDNSDEFIQRLDFSSCGEESEDRSVDEEDALSSSPHQSCKFQNWQGSSPLLATPQGKLNEAFPSRRKAWVSPTLQPSPAVSKSQGNAETPLHITWKKLQLCDTPYTPKSLLSKTAFPSSGTKMPPKGFRHLRFTPGADSDDSAQASLVNINPFTPESYRQMLFLPNGKRKTRGELRDPDPRSQIKQELPTKRYPLKESNMVSRYKKEFLELEKIGVGEFGSVYKCIKRLDGCVYAIKRSKRPLAGSSDEQLALREVYAHAVLGHHPHVVRYYSAWAEDDHMIIQNEHCNGGSLQDVLLENAKLGQYFPEAELKEILLQVSMGLKYIHNSGLVHMDIKPSNIFICHKLAVESPAGQDESDSDDEFSSGVVYKIGDLGHVTSITNPQVEEGDRRFLANEILQEQYCYLPKADIFALALTVALAAGAAPLPHNGAMWHHIRKGNVPTMPQKLPHRLLELLKLMIHPDPVERPSATALTKHPVLCPSHGKAVQLQKQLNMEKRKTAMLERELRAARLAQTLMKDQPLGSAKFQEPETSSKQKSKRLVGGKSSRSFSFTLGY; translated from the exons ATGGATGACTGGGACAACAGTGATGAATTTATTCAGCGACTGGATTTTTCCAGTTGTGGTGAAGAGAGTGAAGACAGAAGCGTAGATGAGGAGGATGCCCTGAGCTCAAGCCCACACCAGAGCTGCAAGTTCCAGAACTGGCAAGGGAGCAGTCCTCTGCTAGCAACCCCTCAGGGAAAGCTTAACGAGGCTTTCCCCAGCAGGAGGAAAGCCTGGGTGAGTCCCACTCTGCAGCCTTCCCCGGCCGTGAGCAAGAGCCAGGGTAATGCTGAGACACCACTGCACATCACCTGGAAGAAACTGCAGCTCTGTGACACCCCGTACACTCCCAAG AGCCTGTTATCGAAGACAGCTTTTCCTTCATCTGGGACAAAGATGCCACCCAAAGGCTTCCGACATCTGAGATTTACTCCTGGTGCTGACTCAGATGACTCTGCCCAAGCCTCCCTTGTCAACATTAATCCCTTCACACCAGAGTCGTATCGACAAATGCTCTTTCTGCCTAATGGCAAGCGGAAGACCAGAGGAGAACT GAGGGATCCTGATCCAAGAAGCCAGATAAAACAGGAGCTCCCTACCAAG AGATATCCTCTGAAAGAGAGCAACATGGTTTCCCGCTACAAGAAGGAGTTCCTGGAACTAGAAAAAATCGGTGTGGGGGAATTTGGATCTGTCTACAAGTGCATCAAGCGCCTTGATGGATGTGTTTACGCCATCAAACGCTCCAAAAGGCCTCTGGCAGGATCCTCGGATGA GCAGCTGGCACTGCGGGAGGTTTATGCTCACGCTGTCCTTGGACACCACCCCCACGTTGTGCGCTACTACTCAGCGTGGGCAGAGGACGATCACATGATTATCCAGAACGAGCACTGCAACG GTGGGAGTCTCcaagatgtgctgctggaaaaTGCGAAGCTTGGCCAGTATTTCCCAgaagcagagctgaaagaaatATTGTTACAAGTCTCCATGGGGCTCAAATACATCCACAACTCTGGCCTTGTGCACATGGATATCAAACCTA GTAACATCTTCATCTGTCACAAGCTGGCAGTTGAGAGCCCTGCTGGGCAGGATGAGAGTGACAGCGATGATGAATTCTCTTCCGGTGTGGTGTATAAGATTG GTGACCTTGGCCATGTGACATCAATAACAAACCCCCAGGTGGAAGAAGGAGACAGACGGTTTTTGGCCAATGAGATTTTGCAAGAG CAATACTGCTATTTGCCGAAGGCAGACATCTTTGCCCTGGCACTCACAGTAGCTCTAGCAGCCGGCGCAGCACCGCTGCCTCACAACGGGGCCATGTGGCACCACATCCGCAAAGGCAATGTACCGACGATGCCCCAGAAGCTTCCCCATCGCTTGCTTGAACTTCTCAAG CTCATGATCCATCCTGACCCAGTGGAAAGACCTTCTGCCACAGCTCTTACTAAACATCCAGTTCTCTGCCCTTCACATGGGAAAGCTGTGCAGCTCCAGAAGCAGCTAAACATGGAGAAGCGCAAGACTGCCATGCTGGAAAG GGAACTTAGAGCAGCCCGCCTTGCCCAGACCCTCATGAAGGACCAGCCCTTAGGAAGTGCCAAGTTTCAAGAGCCTGAAACCTCTTCTAAGCAGAAGAGCAAGCGCCTGGTGGGAGGGAAGAGCTCTCGCTCATTTAGCTTTACTTTGGGTTACTGA
- the LOC104328003 gene encoding single-stranded DNA-binding protein, mitochondrial isoform X3: MLRRPAWQVLRQFVRHESDTVGSLVLERSMNRVQLLGRVGQDPVMRQVEGRNPVTIFSLATNEMWRTGEGDTTQGGDISQKTTWHRISVFRPGLRDLTYQYVKRGARLYVEGKIDYGEYTDKNNVRRQATTIIADNVIFLSDGSSKEKA; the protein is encoded by the exons ATGTTGCGGCGACCGGCGTGGCAG GTGCTGCGCCAGTTTGTAAGACATGAGTCTGACACGGTGGGCTCGTTGGTGCTCGAAAGAT CCATGAACCGTGTTCAGTTACTCGGCCGGGTTGGACAGGACCCTGTCATGAGGCAAGTGGAGGGAAGAAATCCCGTTACCATATTTTCTCTTGCAACCAACGAGATGTGGCGAACAGGGGAAGGTGACACGACCCAGGGAG GTGATATCAGTCAGAAGACAACATGGCACAGGATCTCTGTCTTCAGACCGGGCCTCAGGGATCTTACGTATCAGTATGTGAAGAGGGG tgcTCGACTCTATGTCGAAGGGAAGATAGACTATGGTGAATATACGGATAAAAACAACGTGAGGCGGCAGGCCACAACAATTATAGCAG ataaTGTAATTTTTCTGAGTGATGGTAGTTCGAAAGAAAAGGCGTGA